Proteins encoded together in one Synechococcus sp. A15-62 window:
- a CDS encoding putative 2OG-Fe(II) oxygenase: MDVLDLFPRSILRGTLPDPLLQQLIGLSESVLAHPESSPDASAKLAGQLLQQRELRPDQPGVQELSNNHLLPACDRWIRHVMDRQPPQGRGPWVPGRYRLQMIDLWLNCQTAGDYNPTHTHGGSFSGVIFLKVPPQINANSFDGQLCFHGPEDWHIQSFRTGMAHYVLPVPGEFYVFPAWQPHSVMPFRGDGERWSLAFNVVAAPGVPPTAMQQPAPQQQPLGNVSLSSQRPTAKGF; this comes from the coding sequence GTGGACGTTCTCGATCTGTTTCCCCGCTCCATCCTTCGGGGCACCCTTCCGGATCCTCTGCTCCAACAGTTGATTGGGCTGAGCGAAAGCGTGCTCGCCCATCCTGAGTCCAGCCCCGATGCTTCCGCGAAGCTGGCGGGTCAACTGCTTCAGCAGCGCGAACTGAGGCCTGATCAACCCGGCGTGCAAGAGCTCAGCAACAACCACCTGCTGCCGGCCTGTGATCGCTGGATCCGCCATGTGATGGACCGTCAGCCTCCCCAGGGTCGCGGCCCCTGGGTTCCCGGTCGCTACCGCCTTCAGATGATTGATCTATGGCTCAATTGCCAGACCGCCGGTGACTACAACCCCACCCACACCCATGGCGGCAGCTTCTCTGGAGTGATCTTTCTGAAGGTGCCACCGCAGATCAACGCCAACAGTTTTGATGGCCAACTCTGCTTCCACGGCCCGGAGGACTGGCACATTCAGTCGTTCCGCACCGGCATGGCGCACTACGTGCTGCCTGTGCCCGGTGAGTTCTATGTGTTCCCGGCCTGGCAACCCCATTCGGTGATGCCCTTCCGAGGGGATGGTGAACGCTGGTCGCTGGCGTTCAATGTGGTGGCTGCCCCCGGTGTTCCGCCCACAGCGATGCAGCAGCCCGCCCCACAGCAACAACCCCTGGGCAACGTCTCGCTCTCGAGTCAGCGACCCACGGCCAAGGGCTTCTGA
- a CDS encoding metallophosphoesterase, translating to MRILQLSDPHLVAADQGLVRGRPALAHFERALQLGGTLNPDLVLVTGDLCQDESWGGYVRLRRALIQHLRCSVALLPGNHDHPLLLDAVLGRTWATAPADLLVQGVRVLLLSSHRVGSAAGVLGSLQLQWLAERLQCSERRDLPLVVALHHPPIAIGDAGMDAIGLLDQASLEELLRPHRALRAVLFGHIHQHLQGAWFMRPDVLLLGCPSTLCSFKAVQPCPLGRADDPEGRLLELRPDGAVQHRLLRWSSV from the coding sequence ATGAGGATTCTTCAACTCAGTGATCCACACCTGGTGGCTGCTGATCAGGGGCTGGTGCGCGGTCGGCCGGCCCTTGCTCACTTTGAGCGAGCTCTCCAGCTTGGTGGCACCTTGAACCCCGATTTGGTGCTGGTCACCGGGGACCTCTGCCAAGACGAAAGCTGGGGTGGTTATGTCCGGCTGCGGCGGGCCCTGATCCAACACTTGCGCTGTTCCGTGGCTCTGCTGCCCGGCAACCACGATCACCCGCTGCTGCTCGATGCGGTGCTGGGCAGAACGTGGGCAACAGCTCCCGCTGATCTGTTGGTGCAAGGCGTGAGAGTGCTGCTGCTGAGCAGCCATCGGGTGGGTTCAGCTGCCGGTGTCCTTGGCTCGCTTCAGCTCCAGTGGCTGGCCGAGCGCCTGCAGTGCTCGGAGCGCCGTGATCTGCCCCTGGTGGTTGCGCTTCACCATCCACCAATCGCCATCGGTGATGCCGGCATGGATGCGATCGGGCTCCTCGATCAGGCAAGTCTTGAGGAGCTGTTGCGTCCCCATCGAGCCCTGCGGGCGGTGCTGTTTGGACACATCCATCAGCATTTGCAGGGGGCCTGGTTCATGCGGCCTGACGTGCTGCTGCTCGGATGCCCCTCCACTCTCTGCAGTTTCAAAGCGGTGCAGCCCTGCCCCTTGGGTCGCGCTGATGATCCGGAGGGCAGGCTGCTCGAGCTGAGGCCTGATGGAGCCGTTCAGCACCGGCTGCTGCGCTGGAGCAGCGTCTGA